The window aaatagaaatagaaaaggaacTACTAAATTTACAACAATCCTGCAGCAAACTTAATAATCAATGGTGAACATTGAGAACTTTCcctttaaaatcaggaacaagacaagaatccCTGTTATCACTTCTATTCAGGATATCAAGCTGTAAgaattgagaaagaagaaataaacctaCCATTATTCACATAAAATCTGATTGCAAATCCTTAAGATTTTTGAAAATCCAGAAGAATCAAAAGCAAGATTGCTGGATACAAGGACTATATTCAAGAAATCTATAATTTATACATAACAGTATCAAAGTGAAATTCTAGAAGacaccatttacaatagcatcaaaaaataccaaatatatgTGAATAAATTTAGAGAAAACCTGCCAcatggaaactataaaacattatggAGactcaataaagttatttttaaaaaccattattgAGGAAAATCTTTTAGAGAGctaataaatgttagttgaaaGTCTATTATAAAAATGTGACTTaaattaatctacagattcagtgtaatcccaGACGATCTCAgtagggttttttggggggagagggtgTAGAACTTCAAGCTctcattctaaaatgtatatggaaattcaaaggGTCAAATAGCTAAAACACTCTTGAAGAACATTGTAGGAGGACTTGTTTTATTTGATGCTAAGACCTCCTATAAAACTGTAgtaattgggcagccctggtggcacagcggtttagtgctgcctgcagccctgggtgtgatcctggagacctgggatcgagtcctacgtcgggcttcctgcatggagcctgcttctctctctgcctgtgtctctgcctctctctctctctctctctgcataaataaataaatcttttttaaaaaaagtaattaagataGTACCATTTAGGTGCAAGCAAAGACAGATACATAGTTGTAACTAACTCTGACAAAATAGATTGAAGATCTGCTAATAATGCCAGCATAACTAAACAAGAATATAGCAGAATTTAGTCAGCTATTTTACTTGTCCATTTTGTTTAAAGACTGAGATTCTGTAAGCATGTGGGTATTAGACTATTACTTATTCTTATATCTTCAACAAATCTGTCATGAACACTAGATatgtaaaaagtattttatagttACTTTGAATTGAATTTATTATGTGCTTTATTTGGTTTTAGATCTGCTGATTTGGGCCCTACTTTATTGACAAGACCTGGACAACCAACACTTACCAGAGTGCCCCCACCTATTCTTCCAAGGCCATCACAGCAGACAGGAAGCAGCAATGTGAATACTTTCAGGCCTGCTTACAGTTCATTTTCTTCAGGATATGGTGCCTATGGAAATTCGTTTTATGGAAATTATAGCCCTTATAGTTATGGATATAATGGGTTGGGCTATAACCGCCTCCGGGTAGATGATCTGCCACCCAGTAGATTTGTTCAGCAAGCTGAAGAAAGCAGCAGAGGTGCATTTCAGTCCATTGAAAGTATTGTGCATGCATTTGCCTCCGTCAGTATGATGATGGATGCTACCTTTTCAGCTGTCTATAACAGTTTCAGGGCTGTATTGGATGTAGCAAATCACTTTTCCCGATTAAAAATCCATTTCACAAAGGTTTTTTCAGCTTTTGCATTAGTCAGGACTATAAGGTATCTTTATAGACGGTTACAGTGGATGATAGGTTTAAGAAGAGGCTCTGAGAATGAGGACCTATGGGCAGAAAGTGAAGGAACTGTGGCTTGCCTTggtgctgaggacagagcagctAACTCAGCAAAATCTTGGCCAATATTCTTGTTCTTTGCTGTTATCCTTGGTGGTCCTTACCTCATCTGGAAACTGCTGTCTACCCATAATGATGAAGTAACAGGTAAGAGTAAAAGAATGCATTCAAAAACCACATAACAATCTCAAATTTCAAGAATAGATTTATTAAATTAGCATTCTTCATAGTcctttgtatttaatattttgatcCAGCTATATTTTCAGTTAAGAACTTGAAAACTGGAAAATGAGTATGTAGCAAAAATAAgtttatggatttatttattgtttgttaacAAAACGGCACACATTGCCTGACTACTGTTTACAATATACTGAACTTAATACTGTAGAGGATACAAAGATACATAGGACATAATTCCCTTATCTTTCTAAAACTTACTGACCGGGAAGTGGATAAGAATATACAGGTAATTGTAATTTTgagcttaaagaaaaagaaagttcataATCAATCGATATCGTAGTGAACATATTGTTGGATTTTATGCAGTGTTATAGAATTTACTTTGGGGGGTACTTTTCTCTTGGGAAGTAGATTTATGGAGTTTACAAATCATAGTCATAActcttatttcttaatttggtTTGTAGACAATACCAACTGGGCAAGTGGTGAGGATGACCACGTAGTTGCTAGAGCAGAATATGATTTTGCTGCTGTATCTGAAGAAGAAATTTCTTTCCGTGCTGGTGATATGCTAAACTTAGCTCTCAAAGGtaacaaaacatgaataaat is drawn from Canis lupus baileyi chromosome 11, mCanLup2.hap1, whole genome shotgun sequence and contains these coding sequences:
- the PEX13 gene encoding peroxisome biogenesis factor 13 isoform X2, yielding MICPLLSADLGPTLLTRPGQPTLTRVPPPILPRPSQQTGSSNVNTFRPAYSSFSSGYGAYGNSFYGNYSPYSYGYNGLGYNRLRVDDLPPSRFVQQAEESSRGAFQSIESIVHAFASVSMMMDATFSAVYNSFRAVLDVANHFSRLKIHFTKVFSAFALVRTIRYLYRRLQWMIGLRRGSENEDLWAESEGTVACLGAEDRAANSAKSWPIFLFFAVILGGPYLIWKLLSTHNDEVTDNTNWASGEDDHVVARAEYDFAAVSEEEISFRAGDMLNLALKEQQPKVRGWLLASLDGQTTGLIPANYVKILGKRRGRKTVESSKISKQQQSFTNTTLIKGATAADSLDEQEAAFESVFVETNKVPVAPDSTGKGGDKQDL
- the PEX13 gene encoding peroxisome biogenesis factor 13 isoform X1 codes for the protein MASQPPPPPKPWETRRIPGVGPGPGPGPSFQSADLGPTLLTRPGQPTLTRVPPPILPRPSQQTGSSNVNTFRPAYSSFSSGYGAYGNSFYGNYSPYSYGYNGLGYNRLRVDDLPPSRFVQQAEESSRGAFQSIESIVHAFASVSMMMDATFSAVYNSFRAVLDVANHFSRLKIHFTKVFSAFALVRTIRYLYRRLQWMIGLRRGSENEDLWAESEGTVACLGAEDRAANSAKSWPIFLFFAVILGGPYLIWKLLSTHNDEVTDNTNWASGEDDHVVARAEYDFAAVSEEEISFRAGDMLNLALKEQQPKVRGWLLASLDGQTTGLIPANYVKILGKRRGRKTVESSKISKQQQSFTNTTLIKGATAADSLDEQEAAFESVFVETNKVPVAPDSTGKGGDKQDL